DNA from Thiomicrorhabdus sp. Kp2:
TTTACATGGTAACCGTACTTACTTAATGCAAGATAAAAATGGACAAATTTTAGGTACACACTCAATTTCAGCAGGGCTGGATTACCCTGGTGTTGGGCCTGAGCACTCTTGGTTAAAAGACATTGGTCGTGTAAATTATGTTGCCATTGACGATGAAGAAGCGTTGCAAGGTTTTAGAGATTTAACACGTTTTGAAGGCATTATTCCAGCTTTAGAATCGGCACATGCATTGGCTTATGCAACTAAACTTGCCCCAACTATGAGCTCTGATCAGACGATTATTATTAACCTGTCTGGTCGTGGTGATAAAGATATGAATACCATCGCCCAAATTGAAGGCTATGAGTTTTAAAAATAGCAACAAGACTTTGTTGTAAGAGAGCTTTGCTTGAGTATCCACCTTTGTGCAAAGCGCTCAATAAGAGAAATATCATGAGTAGAATACAAAAAACGCTAGCAGACTTAAAAGCAAACGGTAAAACCGCTTTAATTCCTTATATCACAGCGGGTGATCCAGAACCCAATGCCACGATAGATTTAATGCATCTTTTAGTAGAAAAGGGTGCCAATATCATCGAATTAGGCGTGCCTTTCTCAGACCCAATGGCTGATGGTCCAGTCATTCAAAAGGCGGTAGAGCGTGCTTTAAAACACAATGTGAGTTTGGACGATGTTTTAGAGTTTGTACGCGTCTTCCGTGAAAAAGATGAAAAAACTCCTGTTGTCTTAATGGGATATTTAAACCCAATAGAAGCAGAAGGTTATGAATCTTTTGCTAATGCGGCCAGTTCAGTTGGTGTTGATGCGGTATTAACCGTGGATATGCCTCCTGAAGAGTCAATGGGGTATAAAGAAGCGCTTGAATCTAAAGGTTTAGATCGCGTTTTCTTAGTTTCGCCTACTACTCCTGAAAGTCGTTTACAAGCGGTTAATGAAAAAGGAAGTGGGTTTGTTTATTATGTCTCTCTAAAAGGCGTAACAGGCTCAAAAGAGTTGGATGTTGTCGATGTAGCGAAACAACTTGAACGATTAAAAACACAAATCACTCATCCAATAGGCATCGGTTTTGGCATTAAAGATGGTCAAACGGCTTATGAAATGGCTAAATTGGGCGATGCTGTAATTGTAGGTTCTTCTTTAGTGACTTTAATTGAGGCAAATGAGTCTAAAGGACTTTATGATATTCATTTAGCTATTGGCGAAAAGATGACTGAATTCCGTGATGCGATAGATCGCGCTGACGAAAATAAATAAAACCAATAAAGAATGTAAATTGAAACGCAATTAGATGGCTTTTCAGCAGGAGAAAATATGAACTGGTTTGAGAAAATTTTACCAAGTATTAAACAAGTAACAGAGCGTAAAAAATCTGTTCCAGAAGGGCTTTGGACAAAATGTCCTAAGTGTGAAAGTACTTTGTACCGCTCTGAAGTAACACGCAACCAGGAAGTTTGCCCTAAGTGTGATCATCATATGCGTTTAGGTGGTCGTCAACGTTTAGAGACTTTTTTAGATGAAGGCAGTTTTGTTGAAACGGCAGTGAATGTTTCTCCCGTAGATGCTTTGAAATTTAGAGACTTAAAAAAATACAAAGACCGTATTGCGGCAGCACAAAAAGCAACAGGTGAAAAAGACTCTTTTATTACTGGTTCGGGAACCATAAATGACCTACCTGTTATGGTTGGTGCGTTTGAGTTTAAATTTATGGGCGGCTCAATGGGTTCTGTTGTTGGTGAGAAGTTTGTTCGTGCTGTCAATGAGGCGATTGAACATAAAACGCCGTTCATTGTATTTTCAGCCAGTGGTGGGGCGCGTATGCAAGAAGCGTTATTCTCGTTAATGCAAATGGCAAAAACCAGTGCTGCTTTAGGGCGTTTAAGAGCGCAAGGGTTACCGTTTATTTCTGTTTTAACTGATCCTACTATGGGTGGGGTTTCAGCGAGTTTTGCGATGCTTGGTGATTTGAATGTAGCGGAACCTAAAGCCTTAATTGGTTTTGCAGGTCCACGCGTTATAGAACAAACTGTTCGCGAGAAACTACCTGAAGGCTTTCAGCGAAGTGAGTTCTTATTAGAGCATGGCGCAATTGATCGAATTATTCATCGCCATGAACTCAGAAATGAGCTTGCTGATATTTGCAAGATGTTACAAAACAAGCCGGCCTAAAAGACATTAAAACCTAAATAACCAGTGAAGCTTGATTAACCGATGATAACGCCAAATAACCAGTCAACACTCTCTCAGTGGATAGACTGGTTACTGCATCTTCATGCAGATGAAATTGATTTAGGGCTAGAGCGTATACGTTTAGTGGCTAATCAGATGCAAGTTACCAGGCCTGCTCCTTTTGTGATTACCGTTGCGGGTACAAATGGCAAGGGTTCAAGTGTGGCGATGTTGTCTGCCATCTTAATAGAAGCGGGTTATCGGATTGGTACCTATACTTCCCCACATATATTAGCGTTCAATGAACGCATCCAAATCAATGGTAAACCAGTTAATGACCAGTTAATTATTGAGGCATTTGATTCAATTGAGAATCAGCGAAAAACGACTAAGTTAACTTATTTTGAATTTTCGACTCTTTCGGCATTAAGTATCTTTAAGCAATCTGAATTAGATGTCGTTGTATTAGAAGTGGGACTAGGTGGGCGTTTAGATGCAGTTAATATTGTGGATGCGGATGCGAGCTTAATTACGGCTATTGATGTCGATCATATTGATTGGTTAGGGGATGATAGAAATCTGATTGCGTTAGAGAAAGCGGGGGTGATGCGCAAAGAGCAAATCTCCGTTTGTTCTGATTCAAATCCTCCCGCGAGCTTATTAGACTTTGCGGAGCATTTGCAAGTTGATTTCTCGGTTCTCGGTAAGGATTTTATTTACACGTCAGCGCCAATAAACAACCAGGCCTGGTTGTTTCAAAGCCTGCGAGGAGAGCCAGAGTCCATAACAATAGCCAAGCCTTCATTACAAGGAGCGTTTCAGCTTCAGAATGCATCAGGGGTTGTTGCTTTAATTTTAAAGATTAAATCAAAACTTCCTGTTAAGGTTGAGGCCATTAATCAGGGGTTGCTTAAGGTTAAGCATCCAGGCCGATTAGAACGCTTGCAATTGAATCACCAGGCCTGGTTAATTGATGTGGCCCATAATCCTCAATCGGCAGAGGTGCTTGCTGAATACTTAGCTACCCAAGATCTGTGTTCTTCTGATCGGGTTGCTGTATTTTCAGCTTTACGTGATAAAGATATGTTACCAATGGTTAAAGTGATTGCGCCTTGGGTAAAGAAGTGGGTTATTGCGGACTTGGCGATCCCTAGATCAACTGATGTGGGAGCCTTGAAACAAACTTTGTTGAACGCTGGTGTGGATAAAGATGATGTTTACGAGTATGAGTCGATTAATGTAGCGGTTCAAGCTGTTAAAGAATTGAAAAATAAACATGTACTCGTTTGGGGGTCTTTTTTTACGGTAGCCCAAGCCTTAACATCAATTAATAGCCAGTGAAGAAGATAAAGGGTAAAAAATAGTTTCATGGATTTAATCAGTAAATATCGATTAATTGGCGCATCAATTTGGCTGGGGTTATTGGTTTTGATTGTACCTCAATGGTATAGCCACCCAGTTAATTTTGTTCCCGAAGGCACTACAGTCGTTGAAGATAAAAGTACACTACCTATTGTTGAGCATGCCTATCGTTTACCAGAAAATTCTGATAAACCACTTACCAATGGCCAGCAATCACATGCACAAATACAACAAGAGCAAGTCAGCAGAAATATAGAACAACCAACCCCAAAAAACGTGGTTGCAACAACCAAACTTCAGAAGTTAATTAATAAATCAGATGAAATCGATTCTAATGAAAAGTACAAAGGGCAGTGGATTGTTAGGCTTTTGGCTTTTAAAGAGATTCATGAAGCGAATGATTTGTTGGGTCAGTTAGATACTGAGTATGATGTTTATATTAAATTTTATGAAAAGACTAAAGTCTATTCTGTAAGAACGGGTCCTTATCTTTCTAAGGCTAAAGCTGACAAAGATAAGGCGAAATTAGATAAAATGTTGCATACCAATGGTGAGGTTGTGCAATTACCTTAAGGCCTGTACTGGGTCACCCATGTATTCATGGTTAATCAAAGCTATTTAGTAAGTAAGAGAGTGTACGAAGATGTGCGGTATTATTGGAATTGTATCGGGTTCTGGAAGTAATGTTAATCAGGAGATTTATGATTCTCTGACTATTTTGCAACATCGTGGCCAGGATGCCGCTGGTATTGTTACTTGTAAAGGTGGGCGTTTTTACCAGCGTAAAGATAACGGTATGGTTAAAGATGTTTTCCGAACCAGACACATGCGTGATCTGCACGGTAATATGGGTATTGGGCATGTTCGTTATCCAACGGCGGGCTCATCTTCAAGTGCGGAAGCTCAGCCATTTTATGTAAACTCACCATACGGTATCGCAATGGGCCATAACGGTAACCTTACTAATGCGGATGAAGTTGCTGAAGAAATTTACCGTACAGACCTTCGTCACCTGAATACAAACTCTGATTCTGAGGTATTACTAAACGTTTTTGCCCATGAGTTAATGCAACATAAAAAGTTATTCATTGATCAAGAAGATGTCTTTAATGCGGTTCGTGGTGTACATAAACGTGTTAAAGGTGGTTATGCAGCAGTAGGAATTATCTCTACGATTGGTGTTGTGGGTTTTCGTGATCCTTTTGCATTACGTCCTATTGTGGTTGGTAAGCGTGTTACCGACAACGGCACCGATTACATGATTGCTTCAGAATCGGTTGCGTTAGGTGGTTTAGGCTTTACCTTAGAAAAAGATTTAGCACCAGGTGAAGCGGTTGTTATTACAGAACAAGGTGATATTTACTACCAGCAGTGTGCTGAAAACCCTCAATACTCACCGTGTATTTTTGAATATGTTTATTTTGCACGTCCAGACTCTATGATGGATGATATTTCTGTTTATAAATCTCGCCTAAGAATGGGTGAGAAATTGGCTGAAAAAATCCTACGTGAATGGCCAGACCATGATATTGATGTGGTCATGCCTATTCCAGATACCAGTCGTACTTCGGCATTAGAGTTGGCTTCAACACTCGATATCCCATATAGAGAAGGTTTAATGAAAAACCGTTATATTGGGCGCACTTTTATTATGCCTGGTCAGCAGTTACGTAAAAAATCAGTACGTCAAAAACTAAACCCAATTGATTTAGAGTTTGAAGGGAAAAATGTCTTGTTGGTCGATGACTCTATTGTGCGTGGAACAACATCGGGGCAAATCGTAGAGATGGCTCGAGAAGCAGGAGCAAAAAAAGTGTATTTTGCTTCAGCCGCACCAGCCGTACGATACCCTTATGTTTACGGTATTGATATGCCGTCAGCTTCTGAGCTGGTTGCTAATGGTAGAACAACCGAAGAGATTGCGGAGTTTATCGGCGCAGATAAATTAATCTACCAGGACTTAGAAGATTTAATTGATGCCGTTGCTGTAGGGAATGAAAACATTCCTAAATTTGATACCTCTTGTTTCAGTGGCGAATATATTACGGGTGATATAACACCAGAATATTTAGCGTCTTTGGATACGAGCCGAAATGATACAGCGCAGTCAACAAAGCAAGCGCCAGGGCAGGAAACTGTTGGCTTGTATAATGGTAATTAAGGTTGATAAATATTCATGAATGAATTTGATATTGAAACCTTAGCGATCAGAACAGGTTATCAGCAGACCGCTGAACAGGAGAATAGTGAGGCTATTTTCCCGACTTCTAGCTTTCGTTATAAATCGGCAGCGCAAGCTGCTGCGAGGTTTAGTGGTGAAGAGAAGGGAAATGTTTACTCTCGTTTTACTAATCCAACCGTAAGAGCTTTTGAAAACCGTTTGGCAGCTATGGAAGGCGGTGAGGCTTGTGTTGGTACAGCATCTGGTATGTCTGCTATCTTATCGACTTTTATGGGATTGCTAAAATCTGGCGACCATATCGTTTCATCTCAAAGTATTTTTGGTACAACCAAAGTGCTATTCACAAAATATTTAGCTAAGTTTGGGGTTGAGGTAAGTTTTGTATCTCAAACAGAGCTAGCAGAATGGAAGGTCGCTGTTCAGCCTAATACCAAAGCTCTGTTTTTAGAAACACCTTCAAATCCATTAACGGAAGTAGCGGATTTAGGCGCATTAAGCGTGCTGGCTAAGAAAAATGATTGTTTGTTGATTGTGGATAATTGCTTCTGCACACCTGTACTACAAAAACCGCTAGAGCAGGGTGCAGATATTGTCATTCACTCCGCCACCAAGTTTATTGATGGACAAGGTCGTGGTATTGGCGGGGCTGTGGTTGGGAGTGAAGATTTAATTGAAGAGCATGTCCGTGGTTTTATGCGTACCGCTGGTCCAACGATGAGTCCTTTCAATGCTTGGGTATTTTTAAAAGGGTTGGAAACTCTACCAGTAAGAATGAAAGCGCATTGCGAAAATGCTGAACAGTTGGCAATTTGGCTAGCAGAACATCCAGCCGTCGAACAAGTTTATTATCCAGGATTAGAGTCGCATCCACAATTTGCGCTAGCAAACAAACAGCAAAAGGCGGGTGGAGGCCTGGTCAGTTTTAAAGTTAAGGGTTCACAGGCTGAGGCTTGGAAGGTAATTGATAGTACTGAAATGTTGTCAATAACTGCTAATTTAGGTGATGTAAAAACCAGTATTACACATCCAGCCACTACAACACATAGTCGAATTGAACCAGAAGCAAGATTAAAAGCAGGGATTACCGATAATCTAATCCGTATCTCGGTTGGGTTGGAGTCGATTGAGGATATAAAGAAAGATTTGCAAAAAGGATTGTTGCACTTAGTTTGAAGTAAAAGCTTGCTGGTTAAGTCAGCAAGCTTAAT
Protein-coding regions in this window:
- the purF gene encoding amidophosphoribosyltransferase gives rise to the protein MCGIIGIVSGSGSNVNQEIYDSLTILQHRGQDAAGIVTCKGGRFYQRKDNGMVKDVFRTRHMRDLHGNMGIGHVRYPTAGSSSSAEAQPFYVNSPYGIAMGHNGNLTNADEVAEEIYRTDLRHLNTNSDSEVLLNVFAHELMQHKKLFIDQEDVFNAVRGVHKRVKGGYAAVGIISTIGVVGFRDPFALRPIVVGKRVTDNGTDYMIASESVALGGLGFTLEKDLAPGEAVVITEQGDIYYQQCAENPQYSPCIFEYVYFARPDSMMDDISVYKSRLRMGEKLAEKILREWPDHDIDVVMPIPDTSRTSALELASTLDIPYREGLMKNRYIGRTFIMPGQQLRKKSVRQKLNPIDLEFEGKNVLLVDDSIVRGTTSGQIVEMAREAGAKKVYFASAAPAVRYPYVYGIDMPSASELVANGRTTEEIAEFIGADKLIYQDLEDLIDAVAVGNENIPKFDTSCFSGEYITGDITPEYLASLDTSRNDTAQSTKQAPGQETVGLYNGN
- the accD gene encoding acetyl-CoA carboxylase, carboxyltransferase subunit beta, which encodes MNWFEKILPSIKQVTERKKSVPEGLWTKCPKCESTLYRSEVTRNQEVCPKCDHHMRLGGRQRLETFLDEGSFVETAVNVSPVDALKFRDLKKYKDRIAAAQKATGEKDSFITGSGTINDLPVMVGAFEFKFMGGSMGSVVGEKFVRAVNEAIEHKTPFIVFSASGGARMQEALFSLMQMAKTSAALGRLRAQGLPFISVLTDPTMGGVSASFAMLGDLNVAEPKALIGFAGPRVIEQTVREKLPEGFQRSEFLLEHGAIDRIIHRHELRNELADICKMLQNKPA
- a CDS encoding SPOR domain-containing protein, giving the protein MDLISKYRLIGASIWLGLLVLIVPQWYSHPVNFVPEGTTVVEDKSTLPIVEHAYRLPENSDKPLTNGQQSHAQIQQEQVSRNIEQPTPKNVVATTKLQKLINKSDEIDSNEKYKGQWIVRLLAFKEIHEANDLLGQLDTEYDVYIKFYEKTKVYSVRTGPYLSKAKADKDKAKLDKMLHTNGEVVQLP
- a CDS encoding folylpolyglutamate synthase/dihydrofolate synthase family protein; the protein is MITPNNQSTLSQWIDWLLHLHADEIDLGLERIRLVANQMQVTRPAPFVITVAGTNGKGSSVAMLSAILIEAGYRIGTYTSPHILAFNERIQINGKPVNDQLIIEAFDSIENQRKTTKLTYFEFSTLSALSIFKQSELDVVVLEVGLGGRLDAVNIVDADASLITAIDVDHIDWLGDDRNLIALEKAGVMRKEQISVCSDSNPPASLLDFAEHLQVDFSVLGKDFIYTSAPINNQAWLFQSLRGEPESITIAKPSLQGAFQLQNASGVVALILKIKSKLPVKVEAINQGLLKVKHPGRLERLQLNHQAWLIDVAHNPQSAEVLAEYLATQDLCSSDRVAVFSALRDKDMLPMVKVIAPWVKKWVIADLAIPRSTDVGALKQTLLNAGVDKDDVYEYESINVAVQAVKELKNKHVLVWGSFFTVAQALTSINSQ
- a CDS encoding O-succinylhomoserine sulfhydrylase, producing the protein MNEFDIETLAIRTGYQQTAEQENSEAIFPTSSFRYKSAAQAAARFSGEEKGNVYSRFTNPTVRAFENRLAAMEGGEACVGTASGMSAILSTFMGLLKSGDHIVSSQSIFGTTKVLFTKYLAKFGVEVSFVSQTELAEWKVAVQPNTKALFLETPSNPLTEVADLGALSVLAKKNDCLLIVDNCFCTPVLQKPLEQGADIVIHSATKFIDGQGRGIGGAVVGSEDLIEEHVRGFMRTAGPTMSPFNAWVFLKGLETLPVRMKAHCENAEQLAIWLAEHPAVEQVYYPGLESHPQFALANKQQKAGGGLVSFKVKGSQAEAWKVIDSTEMLSITANLGDVKTSITHPATTTHSRIEPEARLKAGITDNLIRISVGLESIEDIKKDLQKGLLHLV
- the trpA gene encoding tryptophan synthase subunit alpha — translated: MSRIQKTLADLKANGKTALIPYITAGDPEPNATIDLMHLLVEKGANIIELGVPFSDPMADGPVIQKAVERALKHNVSLDDVLEFVRVFREKDEKTPVVLMGYLNPIEAEGYESFANAASSVGVDAVLTVDMPPEESMGYKEALESKGLDRVFLVSPTTPESRLQAVNEKGSGFVYYVSLKGVTGSKELDVVDVAKQLERLKTQITHPIGIGFGIKDGQTAYEMAKLGDAVIVGSSLVTLIEANESKGLYDIHLAIGEKMTEFRDAIDRADENK